Proteins found in one Xenopus laevis strain J_2021 chromosome 1L, Xenopus_laevis_v10.1, whole genome shotgun sequence genomic segment:
- the ccna2.L gene encoding cyclin A2 L homeolog — protein MADPLLRDENQENVQPRKPLAPVGGRTVLGVLQENHRGRQALKTGKPALQQTQVLSVNHLGVNDENYGKIPAGKAANKQPTFTIHVDEPDCANNRRKPVHKKTVQDENLRQLNTVLGTIGTRKPLEPIQIAMETSFGSPMDMSIVDEEQKVVACSNVLDYAKEIHTYLREMEVKCKPKSGYMQKQPDITGNMRAILVDWLVEVGEEYKLQNETLYLAVNYIDRFLSSMSVLRGKLQLVGTAAMLLASKFEEIYPPEVAEFVYITDDTYTKKQVLKMEHLVLKVLSFDLASPTILQYLNQYFQIHPVFPKVESLSMFLGELSLIDADPFLRYLPSVVAAAAFVIANYTINERTWPDSLVEYTSYTLETLKPCILDLYQAYLSAASHQQQAVREKYKTPKNHAVSLIDPPELLSIFL, from the exons ATGGCCGACCCTCTGTTGCGGGACGAGAATCAGGAAAATGTTCAGCCCCGAAAGCCCCTCGCCCCTGTGGGTGGACGCACCGTGCTGGGGGTCTTGCAGGAAAACCACCGGGGCCGCCAGGCGCTGAAAACGGGCAAGCCGGCCCTCCAGCAGACTCAG gttttgtCCGTTAATCACTTAGGAGTTAATGATGAGAATTATGGCAAGATACCGGCAGGAAAAGCCGCCAACAAACAGCCAACTTTTACAATCCACGTGGATGAGCCAGACTGTGCAAATAACAGAAGAAAGCCTGTTCATAAGAAGACCGTTCAAGATGAAAATCTACGACAACTAAATACGGTTCTGGGTACCATTGGTACTAGAAAACCTTTAGAACCTATCCAGATTGCAATGGAAACTAGCTTTG GCTCTCCTATGGATATGTCAATTGTGGATGAAGAACAAAAAGTAGTCGCTTGTAGTAATGTTCTTGATTATGCTAAAGAGATTCACACGTACCTGCGAGAAATGGAG GTGAAATGTAAGCCAAAGTCTGGTTACATGCAAAAACAACCAGACATAACCGGCAACATGAGAGCTATCCTTGTCGACTGGCTGGTTGAAGTTGGTGAGGAGTATAAGCTGCAAAATGAGACCCTGTACCTTGCTGTTAACTATATAGATCGGTTCCTTTCGTCTATGTCTGTATTGCGAGGCAAGCTCCAGTTGGTTGGAACCGCTGCAATGCTTTTAGCATC aaAATTCGAGGAAATCTATCCTCCTGAAGTGGCGGAGTTTGTTTACATTACCGATGATACATACACAAAGAAACAGGTTCTCAAGATGGAGCATCTGGTGCTCAAAGTTCTCTCCTTTGACCTTGCTTCTCCAACTATTTTACAATACCTCAATCAGTACTTCCAAATACATCCTGTCTTTCCGAAAGTGGAAAGCTTAAGCATG TTCTTGGGAGAGCTCAGCTTGATTGATGCCGATCCTTTCCTGCGGTATCTGCCCTCTGTTGTTGCTGCTGCCGCATTTGTCATTGCAAACTACACAATTAATGAGAGAACTTGG CCGGATTCTCTGGTGGAGTACACAAGCTACACACTTGAAACACTTAAACCCTGTATTTTGGACCTATACCAGGCCTACCTCTCTGCAGCAAGTCACCAACAGCAAGCTGTGCGAGAGAAATACAAAACTCCTAA GAATCACGCTGTATCTCTTATTGATCCTCCAGAATTGCTGTCTATATTTTTATAA